One region of Oreochromis aureus strain Israel breed Guangdong linkage group 19, ZZ_aureus, whole genome shotgun sequence genomic DNA includes:
- the traf3 gene encoding TNF receptor-associated factor 3 yields MSAGRSADGREVQIPLQQVAPSLISPLSAAPPSHRPANLWPSSEPTAQQGVPAGFLPLHGGFRDHFVETPEAKYCCEACRLVLCQPRQTECGHRFCNSCICDILSRPNPVCPADMEPLFRDKIFKDVCCHREIMSLKVYCRSEANGCQEQMSLQQIPDHLNVCPFFEVPCPLGKCKERMMRKEIPDHLSWKCKHRETTCEFCSTKMPLTDLQKHKDTVCPAFPVMCPNHCSFTSLPRSELSGHQHDCPKAQVSCQFHRYGCMFKGLNQDMRQHESTFAAEHLKMMANRNLSLENKVEDVKGELMERYKVLPALSSRLSELENQNEELREKNRQMEQKLATMQKLMSSHSEKLLEVELELHSLRLLRDEVESLRGTLESVRTRLAALEQGGRGGSGSTTHTLASLETQLNRHDDMLSVHEIRLADMDLRFQVLETASYNGTLIWKIRDYKRRKQDAVAAKTLSLYSQPFYTGYFGYKMCARVYLNGDGMGKGTHLSLFFVVMRGEYDALLPWPFKQKVTLMLMDQGPSRKHLGDAFKPDPNSSSFRRPVAEMNIASGCPLFVSQNVLETGTYIKDDTIFIKVTVDTSDLPDL; encoded by the exons GTGTGCCCGCAGGCTTCCTGCCTCTTCATGGCGGCTTCAGAGATCACTTTGTAGAAACTCCAGAAGCTAAATACTGCTGCGAGGCGTGCAGGCTGGTCCTGTGTCAGCCCCGCCAGACCGAGTGTGGACACCGCTTCTGTAACAGCTGCATCTGCGACATCCTCAG TCGTCCAAACCCGGTGTGTCCGGCTGACATGGAGCCACTGTTCAGAGACAAG ATCTTCAAAGACGTTTGCTGCCACCGGGAGATCATGTCGCTGAAGGTTTACTGCCGCAGCGAGGCAAACGGCTGTCAGGAGCAGATGAGTCTGCAGCAGATACCT GACCACCTGAACGTGTGTCCGTTCTTCGAGGTTCCCTGCCCGCTGGGAAAGTGTAAGGAGAGGATGATGAGGAAGGAGATTCCTGACCACCTGAGCtggaaatgcaaacacagagagaccaCCTGCGAGTTCTGCAGCACGAAGATGCCCCTGACAGACCTGCAG AAACACAAAGATACGGTTTGTCCGGCGTTCCCCGTGATGTGTCCAAACCACTGTTCCTTCACCTCCCTGCCCCGGAGCGAG CTCTCCGGTCACCAGCACGACTGTCCCAAAGCTCAGGTCAGCTGTCAGTTCCACCGCTACGGCTGCATGTTCAAG GGTTTGAACCAGGACATGAGGCAGCACGAGTCCACCTTCGCAGCCGAACACCTGAAGATGATGGCAAACAGGAACCTATCGTTAGAGAACAAG GTGGAAGATGTGAAAGGTGAGCTGATGGAGCGGTACAAGGTGCTTCCTGCGCTCAGCAGCCGACTGTCGGAGCTGGAGAACCAGAACGAGGAGCTGAGGGAGAAGAACCGGCAAATGGAGCAGAAACTCGCCACCATGCAG AAACTAATGAGCTCTCACTCAGAGAAGTTGCTGGAGGTGGAGCTGGAGCTGCATTCTCTCCGTCTGCTCAGAGATGAGGTGGAGAGCCTGCGAGGAACGCTGGAGAGCGTACGGACGAGGCTCGCCGCTCTGGAGCAAGGTGGACGCGGCGGATCCGGATCCACGACACACACACTGG CATCCCTGGAGACTCAGCTGAATCGCCATGACGACATGCTGAGTGTCCACGAGATCCGATTGGCTGACATGGACCTGCGTTTCCAGGTGCTGGAGACGGCGAGCTACAACGGGACTCTAATCTGGAAGATCCGCGACTACAAGAGGCGGAAACAGGACGCGGTGGCGGCAAAGACGCTGTCGCTGTACTCGCAGCCGTTTTACACCGGATACTTCGGTTACAAGATGTGTGCTCGAGTTTACCTGAACGGAGACGGCATGGGCAAGGGGACGCACCTGTCGCTGTTCTTTGTGGTGATGAGGGGCGAGTACGATGCCCTGCTGCCCTGGCCCTTCAAACAAAAG GTGACCCTGATGTTGATGGACCAGGGTCCCTCCAGGAAGCACCTGGGCGACGCCTTCAAACCGGACCCGAACAGCAGCAGCTTCCGCCGTCCGGTGGCCGAGATGAACATCGCGTCCGGCTGCCCGCTGTTCGTGTCACAGAATGTCCTGGAGACGGGGACCTACATTAAAGATGACACCATCTTCATCAAG GTTACCGTGGATACCTCTGACCTTCCTGACCTGTAA